The Tolypothrix sp. NIES-4075 genomic interval TCCTTCCCAGTCTCATCCATTCCTGGTAAAAAGACAAATAACGGGTAATTTGAATTCGACTGATGGGGATTTAGAAAATAAGAATTATTATGAAATTGAGACAACATAGCTTAATTTACGTTGAATACAAAAGTAATATTTTTCATGATTACGAAGATTTGGGCTTTCACCAACTAACAATTATTTGCTTTCAATAGCTAATAATACTGCAAATATGCAAAAATTGTTTTTTTAGATAAATCAGATGCTATTCAATTCAGAGGCAACTCTTAACAGGGAATAGGGAACAGGAAAAACCCATGTTTAAAAACGATTTGCTTGAAATAATGATGCTGTTTTTTTTCGTTGCACTCTCCCTCAAAAAACATCTTTTTTTTGACGCTCGCTTTAAACTCAGCAACTAAAGTTTCTTATCTGTTTCCTGTTCCCTCTTCCCTCTTCGCTTCTTTTTGTAAATAATATCAACTATGTATAAACTTGTAAATCGCCTTTTTTCTGAGTTACTTCCCATCGGGTTTTTTCAGCCTCACGCCAAAAACGCAATGCAACTGTAGCGTCTCCCACAGATAGATTTGTCAGTTCTAAATCTGGCAACCATTCTGGTAGTAAAGGCTGTACTTTTAAATGCGATTGTGATGCATCGGCTTCGAGTCCCAAAATAGTCCGGATGAGTAAGAAAATTGAACCAGCTGCCCATGCTTGAGGTATATTTGCATCTGGATAAGGCACTGGAAAATTATCGTTTTTGCGTTCAATTCCTGCAAACAGTTCTGGCATTCGTCCGGCTTGAAAATAACTGGCAGCCGCAAATATTCCCTCAGCAATGCGGTTAGCTTCTTCGTGATAGCCGTATTTTTTTAATCCAGCCGCAATGATAGAGTTATCATGAGGCCAAACACTACCCCGTTGATAACTAATCGGGTTATATGCTGGATTTTTGGCACTTAGAGTCCGCACACCCCAACCACACCACATATCTTGTTGAAAAAGTCGTTCGGCTATTTTCTTTGCCCGTTCTTGGGGTACAATTCCAGACCATAGCAATTGACCGGTATTTGAGGTAATTGACTGGATTTGCTGCTTTTTATTATCTAATCCTAAACAGTAAAAGCCTTCAGACTCCATCCAAAAGCGATCGTTAAATCGTTGATAAAGTTGCTGTGCTTTTTGACGTAGTTTGTTCGCTTGCTCTTTTTCTCCCCACACTTCATAAATTAAAGCTGCTTTTTGCCAAGCATCGTAAACATAACCTTGTACCTCACACAAAGCAATTGGTGCTTCAACTAACTTACCATCCGGGTAAACCATCGAGTCACCTGAATCTTTCCAGCCTTGATTGTCTAATCCGTGGGTAGAACGAGTTAAATACTCTACAAACCCATCCCCATCAAAATCGCCGTATTTATCAATCCAATTTAGTGCTTTTTCAAATGGCGATCGGCACTCATTAAGCATAGCTAAATCGCCATTCCAGCGATAAGCTTCAGCTAGAGTAACAATCCAAAGGATAGTAGTATCTACTGTTCCGTAATAAGGATTATACGGTAGTTTATGTAGTTTAGTTAACTCATCTTGACGCAATTCATGCAGCATTTTACCCGGTTGAGCATCGTGCCAGTTATCTAACTCAGTTGCTTGTAGTTGAGCCAGTCTCACCAATGTGCCACGGGCAAATTCGTGATATACTGCCATCGTTTGCAAGCTGGTAATAATTGAGTCGCGTCCAAAGACGGCAACAAACCAAGGAATACCAGCAGCAGGCATCCAAAATTTATGCCCGTTGTCATTTACCTCAATCCGCAGCGCTCCCATATCGATGAGTGCCTGCTGATAAAATCCTGCAATCTCGGCATTAGACGATCGCATTTTTGTGGCATTATCCAGAAACTCATCGCTTACCTTTCCAGCTTTTGTGTTGTGAACAGCGTAAGTATCTTGAGGTTTGAGGACATTTCCATTAGCTAAAGCCGTAAAGTTGATACAAGTGTGCCATGTTTCACCCGCAGCGATCGCGACATCAAACATTAAACGACCATTGGCATATCTTGCTTTTGAAGTGGAACCAACTGGCTCAGTTACAATGCCTCGCAAAAATTGTTCGTTCCGATATTTAGTAATTAGTACACTATCATTCCATGTTGTTTCTGTCTCTCCCCGCGTCAATATTTGCTGCGATTTAACATCAAATATATCCGCAAAATCCGAGCGGATAGCTAGCATTAATTGAAACTCAACAGCTTCGTGGTGATAGTTAGTTATATCAATATCTTCACGCATTCCTTCCACAATGTCGCGGCGAATAGTTATCAGCAAACTACCAGAAGGTAAAGTATTCTTAACAGTAGGAAGTTGCGGATTAGTGAATTGGTAAATAGCACTATGATGAGTGATATTGCTAGAAGCTAGCAGCACAAGTTGGTAGCGATTGAGAGAAATTTCGTAATAAGAAATTAGACGTGTATCGCGGACAAAAAAACCTTGAGCCTTATTTTCGTCAATGGAACCATCGCTAGCTGTCACCAGAAACGAGGAACCATCGTTAATTGTTATTAAACCAGGATTGACAGTAACTTTTGTAGGCATAACAGTTCAACCATTCTCCGTAAAACCTGGATACAACGTCATACCACCGTCTACAAACAGTGTTGTACCGTTGACTTGACACTTCCCGACGATCGCTACAAGTTTTCACTGTTTAAATCAAAGAAATCATATTCAAGATTATTTACTACTTGTTTTTTCCTAATTTGACACTAATAGTATCTTTTTATACTGTATATTATCAATATATTTATGATTTAATTTTTACAGCTTTTTATAGCTATTTATGTGGTTATGGCATAAATCTTAGGTGTTTGCAGTGGCGATCGCTTCTAACTATTGGAGTAATAAACATCTCTATCTTAAGAGGTATAAAATTTTCTTAACGAGTTTATAATTGAATGAAATTTTTAATGCATAAAGTTGATAATGACTTTTTTACTAATTTGATTAAAATCGTGTATTTATATATAAAATATACATATTGTAATTGAAAATAAAAATTTTACTATTTCTGAATATGCCTAGCCACACTAACATACAGGTGCAAAGAATTCGCGCCATTGGATTAACGGTGACAGATAGCGATCGCTCTTTGAATTTCTATACCCAAGCACTCGGTTTTAAAGTTGTTTCAGATACTACAGTTGCCGGAGAAAATTACAGCAAACTTGAAGGTGTTGAAACAGCAAAAATTCGCATTATTACTTTACAGTTAGGTGATGAACTCATCGAATTGATGCAGTATCTCAACGTTGACTCTAAACCAATCCCCAGCGATTCGCAAAGCAATGATTTGTGGTTTCAACATCTGGCTATTGTCGTTAGTGACATGGATCGTGCTTATGCTCATTTACAAAAATTTACCTTTAAACCTATTTCGCTGGAACCGCAGACAATACCACCCGATAATGAGGCATCTGCGGGTGTACGAGCTTTTAAGTTTAAAGACCTTGACGGTCACAATTTAGAGTTAATTTGGTTTCCTGCTGACAAAGGACAAGATAAATGGCATCAAGATACTAATAGCTTGTTTCTGGGAATAGATCATAGTGCGATCGCTATTGCAAACACCGAGCAAAGTCTCAAGTTCTACCGCGACCTATTGGGAATGCAGGTTAATGGCGGTAGTCTTAATAAAGGTGAAATTCAAGCTCATCTCGATGGTTTACCAGAAGCTAAAGTCCAAGTGACACCACTGCGACCAATTCAAGGTGGTTTAGGGATTGAAATGCTGGATTATATTGTCCCTGGAAATGGTCGTCCGATGCCGAGTGACTGGAAAAGTAGCGATATTGCACATATCCAACTTGAGCTAGTTGTTAATGATATTCAGCAGGCTGTGGAAATCCTGCGGCAGAATAAGGTTAAGTTTGTTTCGTTGGGGATCGTCCAGTTTACAGATAGTGCAAGTCCTTATGGTCAAGGTTGCTTAGTTAAAGACCCTGATGGACACGCAATATTAGCCATAGAGGAATAATTTTCACCGTCCAAACATCAAAGCATCCAGCGAATATGCACCTGGACCTAAAACCGCGATCGCAATCAGCATAATACAGTACATAAAGGCTTTTTCCCAACTTGGCGGTTCACCTTTTCCGTCTGGACC includes:
- a CDS encoding VOC family protein, whose protein sequence is MPSHTNIQVQRIRAIGLTVTDSDRSLNFYTQALGFKVVSDTTVAGENYSKLEGVETAKIRIITLQLGDELIELMQYLNVDSKPIPSDSQSNDLWFQHLAIVVSDMDRAYAHLQKFTFKPISLEPQTIPPDNEASAGVRAFKFKDLDGHNLELIWFPADKGQDKWHQDTNSLFLGIDHSAIAIANTEQSLKFYRDLLGMQVNGGSLNKGEIQAHLDGLPEAKVQVTPLRPIQGGLGIEMLDYIVPGNGRPMPSDWKSSDIAHIQLELVVNDIQQAVEILRQNKVKFVSLGIVQFTDSASPYGQGCLVKDPDGHAILAIEE
- a CDS encoding amylo-alpha-1,6-glucosidase yields the protein MPTKVTVNPGLITINDGSSFLVTASDGSIDENKAQGFFVRDTRLISYYEISLNRYQLVLLASSNITHHSAIYQFTNPQLPTVKNTLPSGSLLITIRRDIVEGMREDIDITNYHHEAVEFQLMLAIRSDFADIFDVKSQQILTRGETETTWNDSVLITKYRNEQFLRGIVTEPVGSTSKARYANGRLMFDVAIAAGETWHTCINFTALANGNVLKPQDTYAVHNTKAGKVSDEFLDNATKMRSSNAEIAGFYQQALIDMGALRIEVNDNGHKFWMPAAGIPWFVAVFGRDSIITSLQTMAVYHEFARGTLVRLAQLQATELDNWHDAQPGKMLHELRQDELTKLHKLPYNPYYGTVDTTILWIVTLAEAYRWNGDLAMLNECRSPFEKALNWIDKYGDFDGDGFVEYLTRSTHGLDNQGWKDSGDSMVYPDGKLVEAPIALCEVQGYVYDAWQKAALIYEVWGEKEQANKLRQKAQQLYQRFNDRFWMESEGFYCLGLDNKKQQIQSITSNTGQLLWSGIVPQERAKKIAERLFQQDMWCGWGVRTLSAKNPAYNPISYQRGSVWPHDNSIIAAGLKKYGYHEEANRIAEGIFAAASYFQAGRMPELFAGIERKNDNFPVPYPDANIPQAWAAGSIFLLIRTILGLEADASQSHLKVQPLLPEWLPDLELTNLSVGDATVALRFWREAEKTRWEVTQKKGDLQVYT